The window CCTGGATCGAGGGCTGGCACATATAATCGATGAAGATATGCGCCTCCTCCACCTTCTGTGACGCGCGCGACAGCGCCCAACAACCGGAGTCCTGGATGCCGCCCTCCTTGGGGAAGGTGGAACGGACGGGATGGCCATCGGCGGCCGCCAGCCCGGTGACGTCGTGGTAATATTGCCCCATCGGAATTTCGCCCGATTTGAGCGCCTGCTCAAATTGCGCCTCGTCCCGGTACCAGAGCCTGACATTCGGCTTCACCTCGGCAAGCTTGTCGAAGGCCTTCAGAATGCCCTCTTCCGTGTCGAGCGCATCGGTGCCGCCCATGAAGGTCTTGGCGGTGACCTCGAGCAGGAAGGAGTTGGAGACCAGCGCAAGGAGCCCCAATTTGTCTGCATTGGCCGGATCCCAGAGGGCCTCCCAGGAGGTCGGCGGCTCCTTGTAGACGTTGGTGTTGGTGACGAGCGTGATGTACCACGAGACCGCTCCGACGCCGGCAACGCGGCCGTCCGGATATTTGTTGATGAAGCGATCGAGCAGATTGGACGCGTTCTTGATCTTCGCCATGTCGATCGGCGTCCAAAGCTCGGTCGCCTGCCCCTTCAGCATCGCGACCTGCGACATCATCGAAACGTCCGCCGGCGCCTGTCCAGCGCGGGCGGCCTGTTCGAGTTGCACCAGCCAGGCCTCCCCCGTCGGCTCGGCGACGGACTCGATGGCAATGCCCGTCGCCTTGGTGAAATCCGG is drawn from Sinorhizobium sojae CCBAU 05684 and contains these coding sequences:
- a CDS encoding ABC transporter substrate-binding protein, with the protein product MKINSIKRRTLLGVGLAGAAALAMPAVLRAQDRSLKVGVYGGYFKDSFDKNIFPDFTKATGIAIESVAEPTGEAWLVQLEQAARAGQAPADVSMMSQVAMLKGQATELWTPIDMAKIKNASNLLDRFINKYPDGRVAGVGAVSWYITLVTNTNVYKEPPTSWEALWDPANADKLGLLALVSNSFLLEVTAKTFMGGTDALDTEEGILKAFDKLAEVKPNVRLWYRDEAQFEQALKSGEIPMGQYYHDVTGLAAADGHPVRSTFPKEGGIQDSGCWALSRASQKVEEAHIFIDYMCQPSIQATLSRKVGTAPTIKRESTDLTDQEFAAVSSDIEPIVPRYDLYQTKSDWLNQKWTELIVG